DNA from Globicephala melas chromosome 11, mGloMel1.2, whole genome shotgun sequence:
GTGTCCCCTCCTCTGCTGTCGGTGGCCACTCGAGGGGGCCTCGCCAGGGCTACAGGTGGATGGCTGTGACATCTGTGGGAGTGCTGGTCTGGCTGGGCCCCTGGCTGCTGGAGCCCCTGGGGGCTTTGGGCACTGGACTGGGGGAGGTCTGGGCGGCTTCCCTGAGGCTCTCCCTGAGGGCAGCTTCAATCTGCTCCTGACAGGCCCGCAGGCAGTCCTGGGAACAAGGGGGAACGGTGAGGAAGGTCCACGTCCCTCCCCCCATAGCATGTGGCAGCAGGTGCTGGAGGACACCTCCCAGCACACAGGGAAGTCTGGGGAGGTTAGGCCACAGCCCAACCCCAGGAATCAGCTTTCAATTCTCAGAAACTGGCAAGAGGATGTGGCAAGAGGGTGTGAGAGCAGCCCAGCATCTGACACcaaatcccccacccccactcctgcaCACCGTTTGGCAAGAAAAGGGTACCCAGGGACA
Protein-coding regions in this window:
- the CCND3 gene encoding G1/S-specific cyclin-D3 isoform X3, translating into MYPPSMIATGSIGAAVQGLGACSTSGDELTELLAGITGTEVDCLRACQEQIEAALRESLREAAQTSPSPVPKAPRGSSSQGPSQTSTPTDVTAIHL